A DNA window from Cobetia marina contains the following coding sequences:
- the ubiE gene encoding bifunctional demethylmenaquinone methyltransferase/2-methoxy-6-polyprenyl-1,4-benzoquinol methylase UbiE, producing MDKRTTHFGYQEVAVDEKAGRVADVFHSVAAKYDVMNDLMSFGIHRLWKRITLERAGARPGQTVLDIAGGTGDLTLKFSRLVGPKGRVVLADINASMLNVGRDKLLDRGVGGNVEYVQANAEALPFPDNTFDIITIAFGLRNVTDQAKALRSMQRILKPGGRLLVLEFSKPVNPLLSTAYDQYSFRLLPKMGEMVAGDADSYRYLAESIRMHPDQKTLAGMMEEAGLERVEFTNLTGGIVALHRGIKL from the coding sequence ATGGACAAGCGTACGACTCACTTCGGTTATCAGGAAGTTGCCGTGGACGAGAAGGCAGGCCGCGTCGCGGATGTCTTCCACAGTGTCGCCGCCAAGTACGACGTGATGAATGACCTGATGTCCTTCGGCATCCACCGTCTGTGGAAGCGCATTACCCTGGAGCGTGCCGGTGCCCGTCCGGGCCAGACGGTGCTGGACATTGCCGGTGGCACCGGGGATCTGACGCTGAAGTTCTCGCGCCTGGTCGGGCCGAAGGGTCGCGTGGTGCTCGCCGATATCAACGCCTCGATGCTCAACGTCGGGCGTGACAAGCTGCTCGACCGCGGTGTGGGTGGCAATGTCGAGTATGTGCAGGCCAATGCCGAGGCGCTGCCCTTCCCTGACAACACCTTCGACATCATCACCATCGCCTTCGGGCTGCGCAACGTCACCGACCAGGCCAAGGCCCTGCGCTCCATGCAGCGCATCCTCAAGCCCGGAGGCCGTCTGCTGGTGCTGGAGTTCTCCAAGCCGGTCAATCCGCTGCTCTCCACCGCCTACGATCAGTACAGCTTCCGCCTGCTGCCGAAGATGGGCGAGATGGTCGCCGGCGACGCCGATTCCTACCGCTATCTGGCCGAATCCATTCGCATGCACCCCGACCAGAAGACCCTGGCCGGCATGATGGAAGAGGCAGGTCTCGAGCGTGTCGAGTTCACCAATCTCACCGGTGGCATCGTCGCGCTGCACCGTGGTATCAAGCTTTGA
- a CDS encoding gamma-butyrobetaine hydroxylase-like domain-containing protein, whose translation MHYHKSERELELGYADGQTFRLSTEFLRVMSPSAEVRGHGVGQETLQVGMRHVGLANITQSGRYALKLHFDDGHDSGLYTWEYLWELANRRDAMWAYYLRQLEEAGASREPLGIPLNQL comes from the coding sequence GTGCACTATCACAAGTCGGAGCGTGAACTGGAACTGGGCTATGCGGATGGCCAGACTTTCCGCCTCAGCACCGAATTCCTGCGCGTGATGTCCCCCTCCGCGGAAGTGCGCGGTCACGGTGTCGGCCAGGAAACGCTGCAGGTCGGCATGCGCCACGTCGGTCTGGCCAACATCACCCAGAGCGGTCGCTATGCGCTGAAGCTGCATTTCGATGATGGCCACGACAGCGGCCTCTACACCTGGGAATACCTGTGGGAACTGGCCAACCGCCGCGATGCCATGTGGGCCTACTACCTGCGCCAGCTGGAAGAGGCCGGTGCCTCGCGTGAGCCGCTGGGCATTCCGCTCAATCAGCTGTAA
- the hslU gene encoding ATP-dependent protease ATPase subunit HslU, giving the protein MSQMTPKEIVNALDQHIVGQPEAKRAVAVAMRNRWRRMQLNDDLRPEVTPKNILMIGPTGVGKTEIARRLAKLAGAPFLKIEATKFTEVGYVGRDVESIIRDLVEVAMKLVREEAMKEVRDKAEDAAEDRILDALLPRARGEEYDAAANNSSTRQMFRKKLREGQLDDKEIDIELSPASQSLDFATPPGMEEMTSQLQSMFSSMGKQQKESRRISVKEALKLVHEEEAARMVSDEDLKSRAIEAVEQNGIVFLDEIDKVAKRGESGSGGDVSREGVQRDLLPLIEGSTVSTKHGMVKTDHILFIASGAFHLSKPSDMIPELQGRLPIRVELNALTPDDFKRILTEPSAALIRQYKALLATEGVELSFADDAIERIAQIAYQVNEGTENIGARRLHTVMERLLEEISYEGADQAGELKVDAAYVDARLGDLACDEDLSRYIL; this is encoded by the coding sequence ATGTCCCAGATGACCCCGAAGGAAATCGTCAACGCCCTCGATCAGCACATCGTCGGTCAGCCGGAAGCCAAGCGTGCCGTGGCCGTGGCCATGCGCAATCGCTGGCGTCGCATGCAGCTCAACGATGATCTGCGCCCGGAAGTCACCCCGAAGAACATCCTGATGATCGGCCCGACCGGTGTCGGCAAGACCGAGATCGCTCGTCGTCTGGCCAAGCTGGCCGGCGCGCCCTTCCTGAAGATCGAGGCGACCAAGTTCACCGAGGTCGGCTACGTCGGACGTGACGTGGAATCGATCATCCGTGACCTGGTCGAGGTCGCCATGAAGCTGGTGCGTGAAGAGGCCATGAAGGAAGTGCGCGACAAGGCCGAGGATGCCGCCGAGGATCGCATCCTCGATGCGCTGCTGCCGCGCGCCCGTGGCGAGGAATATGATGCGGCGGCCAACAACAGCAGCACGCGTCAGATGTTCCGCAAGAAGCTGCGCGAAGGTCAGCTGGATGACAAGGAAATCGACATCGAGCTGAGCCCGGCCAGCCAGAGCCTGGATTTCGCCACCCCGCCGGGGATGGAAGAGATGACCAGTCAGCTGCAGTCCATGTTCTCCAGCATGGGCAAGCAGCAGAAGGAAAGCCGTCGCATCAGCGTCAAGGAAGCCCTCAAGCTGGTTCACGAGGAAGAAGCGGCCAGAATGGTCAGCGATGAAGACCTCAAGAGCCGTGCCATCGAGGCCGTCGAACAGAACGGTATCGTCTTCCTCGACGAGATCGACAAGGTCGCCAAGCGTGGCGAGTCCGGCAGTGGTGGCGACGTGTCCCGTGAAGGCGTGCAGCGCGATCTGCTGCCGCTGATCGAGGGCTCCACCGTCTCCACCAAGCACGGCATGGTCAAGACGGACCACATCCTGTTCATCGCTTCCGGCGCCTTCCACCTGTCCAAGCCCTCGGACATGATTCCGGAGCTTCAGGGCCGTCTGCCGATCCGCGTCGAGCTCAATGCCCTGACCCCGGACGACTTCAAGCGCATCCTGACCGAGCCGTCCGCGGCATTGATCCGTCAGTACAAGGCGCTGCTGGCCACCGAAGGCGTCGAGCTGAGCTTCGCGGATGACGCCATCGAGCGTATCGCCCAGATCGCCTATCAGGTCAACGAAGGCACCGAGAACATCGGCGCGCGTCGTCTGCATACCGTGATGGAACGCCTGCTGGAAGAGATTTCCTACGAAGGTGCCGATCAGGCGGGTGAGCTCAAGGTCGATGCCGCCTATGTCGATGCTCGCCTGGGCGACCTAGCGTGTGACGAAGACCTGTCGCGCTACATTCTCTGA
- the hslV gene encoding ATP-dependent protease subunit HslV, with product MTTIVSVRRNGQVALAGDGQVSLGNTVMKGNAAKVRRLYRNQVLAGFAGGTADAFTLFERFEAQLEKYQGQLVKSAVELAKEWRSDRALRKLEAMLVVADKHASLIITGNGDVVEPEHGVLAIGSGGNFAEAAARALIENTELSAREITEKSISIAADICVFTNHNAIIEELS from the coding sequence ATGACCACGATCGTCTCCGTGCGTCGCAACGGCCAGGTCGCCCTGGCTGGTGACGGCCAGGTATCCCTTGGCAACACTGTCATGAAAGGCAACGCAGCCAAGGTGCGTCGCCTGTATCGCAATCAGGTGCTGGCCGGCTTCGCTGGCGGTACCGCCGATGCCTTCACGCTGTTCGAACGCTTCGAAGCGCAGCTCGAGAAGTATCAGGGCCAGCTGGTGAAATCCGCCGTGGAACTGGCCAAGGAGTGGCGCTCCGACCGCGCCCTGCGCAAGCTGGAAGCCATGCTGGTGGTGGCCGACAAGCATGCCTCGCTGATCATCACCGGCAACGGTGACGTGGTCGAGCCCGAACACGGCGTGCTGGCCATCGGCTCGGGCGGCAACTTCGCCGAAGCCGCCGCCCGCGCCCTGATCGAGAACACCGAGCTGTCCGCCCGCGAGATCACCGAGAAGTCCATCTCCATCGCGGCCGACATCTGCGTCTTCACCAACCACAATGCCATCATCGAGGAGCTGTCCTGA
- a CDS encoding SPOR domain-containing protein, which yields MAARRPASKKPASRQGASPRRQPAASQSRGFPGWLWGIVGLVAGFVLAQYFQQQAPRLPVAAIVPKANTQQNGQQAAQQGSQQDKASQKDTPEESGGSMPTFEFYTLLPETEVIAPKVDEYKSTPRPGSAESTKKSEASLTNYMLQAASFREMSDARKLAGKLKDLGLLAKVSDVNASGGTVWHRVQVGPYKDTRELNRAQDLMNTQGIEPLLIKLQ from the coding sequence ATGGCTGCTCGCCGCCCCGCCAGCAAGAAGCCCGCTTCCCGTCAGGGAGCCAGCCCCCGCCGGCAGCCCGCCGCCAGTCAGAGCCGCGGCTTCCCGGGGTGGCTGTGGGGGATCGTCGGTCTGGTCGCCGGCTTCGTGCTGGCTCAGTATTTCCAGCAACAGGCGCCGCGTCTGCCGGTGGCTGCCATCGTGCCCAAGGCCAACACTCAGCAGAATGGTCAGCAGGCCGCACAACAGGGTAGCCAGCAGGACAAGGCATCGCAGAAGGACACTCCCGAAGAGAGCGGCGGCAGCATGCCGACCTTCGAGTTCTACACTCTGTTGCCGGAAACCGAGGTGATCGCCCCCAAGGTGGATGAGTACAAGTCCACTCCGCGTCCGGGCAGCGCCGAGAGCACCAAGAAGTCCGAGGCTTCGCTGACCAACTACATGCTGCAGGCGGCCTCCTTCCGCGAGATGTCCGATGCCAGGAAACTGGCCGGCAAGCTCAAGGATCTCGGCCTGCTGGCCAAGGTCAGTGACGTCAATGCTTCTGGCGGTACCGTCTGGCACCGCGTTCAGGTCGGCCCGTACAAGGACACCCGCGAGCTCAACCGCGCACAGGATCTGATGAACACCCAGGGCATCGAGCCTCTGCTGATCAAGCTGCAATGA
- the argS gene encoding arginine--tRNA ligase yields MKETIIELLGQALDSLKADGTLPADASPQIKVDPTKDKTHGDYASNLAMMTSKAAGMKPRELAEKLVAALPASDAVSKVEIAGPGFLNFFAETGAVADIVRRVFSEGDRFGHSDVGAGEKVQVEFVSANPTGPLHVGHGRGAAVGDVLCRLLAATGHDVTREFYYNDAGAQINNLALSVQARAKGLGPDDASWPADGYRGDYIRELAASYMAGDTVEADGKQVTGAAEPDDLDAIRVFAVAYLRHEQDLDLKAFGVEFDVYFLESSLYRDGKVEDTVKRLVDNGYTYEDDGAMWLRTTDFGDDKDRVMRKRDGGYTYFLPDVAYHLDKWQRGFTQVINEQGADHHSTVTRVRAGLQALKAGIPEGWPDYVLHQMVTVMRSGEEVKLSKRAGSYVTLRDLIEEVGRDATRYFLAARRADSQLTFDIDLARSQSNDNPVYYIQYAHARVHSVLRKASREDKAFDESLAMAQLSLLTSDQEKAVMNRMAQFPDVVTHAAKVREPQQVAQYLQDLSSDFHTCYNAVKVMVEDDATRNARLALGLATAQVIRNGLALLGVSAPEEM; encoded by the coding sequence ATGAAAGAGACGATCATCGAACTGCTGGGCCAGGCCCTGGATTCCCTCAAGGCCGACGGCACCCTGCCCGCCGACGCCAGCCCGCAGATCAAGGTCGACCCGACCAAGGACAAGACCCACGGCGACTACGCCAGCAACCTGGCGATGATGACGTCCAAGGCTGCCGGCATGAAGCCGCGTGAGCTGGCCGAGAAGCTGGTCGCCGCCCTGCCGGCCTCCGACGCGGTCTCCAAGGTCGAGATCGCCGGCCCCGGCTTCCTGAACTTCTTCGCCGAGACCGGGGCGGTGGCCGACATCGTGCGCCGCGTCTTCAGCGAAGGCGACCGCTTCGGGCACAGCGACGTGGGCGCCGGTGAGAAGGTCCAGGTCGAGTTCGTCTCCGCCAATCCGACCGGGCCGCTGCATGTCGGTCACGGGCGTGGCGCCGCGGTCGGCGACGTGCTGTGCCGCCTGCTGGCCGCCACCGGCCACGACGTCACGCGCGAGTTCTACTACAACGACGCCGGCGCCCAGATCAACAATCTGGCGCTCTCCGTTCAGGCACGCGCCAAGGGCCTGGGCCCGGATGACGCCAGCTGGCCGGCTGATGGCTATCGCGGTGACTACATCCGCGAACTGGCCGCCTCCTACATGGCCGGCGATACCGTCGAAGCCGATGGCAAGCAGGTCACGGGCGCCGCAGAACCTGACGATCTCGACGCCATCCGCGTCTTCGCCGTCGCCTACCTGCGCCATGAACAGGATCTGGACCTCAAGGCCTTCGGCGTCGAGTTCGACGTCTACTTCCTCGAATCCTCGCTCTACCGTGACGGCAAGGTCGAAGACACCGTCAAGCGCCTGGTCGACAACGGCTATACCTACGAAGACGATGGCGCCATGTGGCTGCGCACCACCGACTTCGGGGATGACAAGGACCGCGTGATGCGCAAGCGTGACGGCGGTTACACCTACTTCCTGCCAGATGTCGCCTACCACCTGGACAAGTGGCAGCGCGGTTTCACCCAGGTCATCAATGAACAGGGTGCCGACCACCACTCCACCGTGACTCGCGTGCGTGCGGGCCTGCAGGCCCTCAAGGCCGGCATCCCGGAAGGCTGGCCGGACTACGTGCTGCACCAGATGGTCACCGTGATGCGCTCCGGTGAGGAAGTGAAGCTCTCCAAGCGTGCCGGCAGCTACGTGACCCTGCGTGACCTGATCGAGGAAGTCGGCCGCGACGCGACCCGCTACTTCCTGGCGGCGCGACGTGCCGACTCCCAGCTGACCTTCGACATTGACCTGGCCCGCTCCCAGTCCAACGACAACCCGGTCTACTACATCCAGTATGCCCACGCCCGCGTGCACAGCGTGCTGCGCAAGGCCAGCCGTGAAGACAAGGCCTTCGATGAATCTCTGGCCATGGCGCAACTGTCCTTGCTGACCAGCGATCAGGAAAAGGCCGTGATGAATCGCATGGCCCAGTTCCCGGACGTCGTCACCCACGCCGCCAAGGTGCGGGAACCGCAGCAGGTCGCTCAGTATCTGCAGGACCTCTCCTCTGACTTCCACACCTGCTACAACGCGGTGAAGGTGATGGTCGAGGACGACGCGACCCGCAACGCGCGCCTGGCGCTGGGTCTGGCGACCGCTCAGGTCATCCGCAACGGCCTGGCCCTGCTGGGTGTCAGCGCTCCCGAGGAGATGTAA
- a CDS encoding primosomal protein N' has product MPCVPDTSDKTATHLPGRVLGIAIPGPLRDLFDYLPARQPPRHGWQVGLRVRVEFGRRQLVGVIAELRSDSAFPIEKLKPVSEVIDEAPLPADWLWICQFTARYYQHSLGDTFAQAMPSLLRQGRALEARTRERWSLTDKGRITEPASLGRATRQIALLELLAQHRHGLVHSAITAQGFTRQQLETLRSRGFIESREEPVTGATPEQASKGVLAEPSLALNDEQGRALSRLHEGLSRFSPTLLEGVTGSGKTEVYLQLIEAVLDRGGQALVLVPEIGLTPQTLERFRRRFRVPQVMLHSGVSDGERLDGFEAARSGRARIVIGTRSAIFTPMAKLGVIIVDEEHDGSFKQQDGLRYHARDLALVRGKQEGIPVVLGSATPSLESLRHAREGRFTHLHLHQRAGRSQPARLHPIDLRGRMTLGGLSTQSLDAIEKRLAQGDQVLVFINRRGFAPTLTCHACGWIAECDNCDARMTLHRHPPQLTCHHCERTRPLPDACPACGSGDVRPQGAGTERTEELLGEKFPDVPVLRIDRDSTQRKDAMSEALAVIRRGEPCLLVGTQMLAKGHHFPHVTLVVVVNADSGLYAADFRALEQSAQLLVQVAGRAGRAERPGEVLIQTRHPEDPNLLTLIQAGYPQLAGELLEERRIAQLPPFSHLALLRAEATDQQQVEQWLLKVGSALRQHIDSADLKVDCLGPVPAPMERRQNRYHAQLLLRAAKRGPLHEAAAWLVTLCEQDRDARRLRWSLDVDPIGMA; this is encoded by the coding sequence ATGCCTTGCGTGCCTGACACCAGCGACAAGACTGCGACTCACCTGCCCGGACGTGTACTGGGCATCGCGATTCCCGGCCCCCTGCGCGACCTGTTTGACTATCTGCCAGCACGCCAGCCACCTCGCCATGGCTGGCAGGTCGGTCTGCGCGTGCGCGTCGAGTTCGGCCGTCGCCAGCTGGTCGGGGTGATCGCGGAGCTGCGCAGCGACTCAGCCTTTCCCATCGAGAAGCTCAAGCCCGTCAGCGAGGTGATCGACGAAGCGCCATTGCCGGCCGACTGGCTGTGGATATGTCAGTTCACCGCACGCTATTACCAGCACTCACTCGGCGACACCTTCGCGCAGGCGATGCCATCACTGCTGCGCCAGGGACGTGCCCTCGAGGCACGCACCCGTGAGCGCTGGTCACTCACCGACAAGGGGCGTATCACGGAGCCGGCCAGCCTCGGCCGCGCGACCCGCCAGATCGCATTGCTCGAGCTGCTCGCTCAGCACCGTCATGGCCTGGTACACAGCGCGATCACCGCCCAGGGCTTCACCCGCCAGCAGCTGGAAACCCTGCGCAGTCGTGGCTTCATCGAATCACGTGAAGAGCCTGTCACCGGCGCCACCCCGGAGCAGGCCAGCAAGGGCGTGCTGGCCGAGCCCAGCCTGGCACTCAATGACGAGCAGGGCCGCGCGCTCTCGCGCCTGCATGAAGGCCTGAGTCGCTTCTCCCCCACGCTGCTGGAGGGCGTGACCGGCTCCGGCAAGACCGAGGTCTACCTGCAACTGATCGAGGCGGTGCTGGATCGCGGCGGCCAGGCTCTGGTGCTGGTGCCCGAGATCGGCCTGACGCCCCAGACGCTGGAGCGCTTCCGCAGACGTTTCCGCGTCCCCCAGGTGATGCTGCATTCCGGCGTCAGCGATGGCGAGCGCCTCGATGGCTTCGAGGCGGCACGCAGCGGCCGCGCGCGCATCGTGATCGGCACGCGCTCTGCCATCTTCACGCCGATGGCAAAGCTCGGGGTGATCATCGTCGACGAGGAGCACGACGGCTCCTTCAAGCAACAGGATGGCCTGCGCTATCACGCCCGCGATCTGGCGCTGGTACGTGGCAAGCAGGAAGGCATCCCGGTAGTGCTCGGCAGCGCCACGCCGTCTCTGGAAAGCCTGCGCCATGCCCGCGAAGGGCGCTTCACTCACCTGCATCTGCATCAGCGTGCCGGGCGCAGCCAACCGGCACGCCTGCACCCGATCGACCTGCGCGGCCGCATGACGCTGGGCGGACTCTCCACCCAGAGTCTGGACGCCATCGAGAAGCGCCTCGCCCAGGGCGATCAGGTGCTGGTATTCATCAATCGGCGCGGCTTCGCTCCGACGCTGACCTGCCATGCCTGCGGCTGGATCGCCGAATGTGACAACTGCGACGCACGCATGACCCTGCATCGCCATCCCCCGCAGCTGACCTGCCATCACTGCGAACGCACCCGCCCGCTGCCGGATGCCTGCCCGGCCTGCGGCAGCGGCGATGTTCGTCCACAAGGCGCGGGCACCGAGCGCACCGAAGAGCTGCTCGGCGAGAAATTCCCCGACGTGCCGGTGCTGCGCATCGACCGCGACAGTACCCAGCGCAAGGACGCCATGAGTGAAGCGCTGGCAGTGATCCGCCGTGGCGAACCCTGCCTGCTGGTCGGCACCCAGATGCTGGCCAAGGGCCACCACTTCCCCCACGTCACGCTGGTGGTGGTGGTCAATGCCGACAGCGGACTCTACGCCGCCGACTTCCGTGCGCTGGAGCAATCCGCCCAGCTGCTGGTGCAGGTCGCCGGGCGAGCCGGACGCGCCGAGCGCCCCGGTGAGGTGCTGATCCAGACCCGCCATCCGGAAGACCCCAACCTGCTGACACTGATCCAGGCCGGCTACCCACAGCTGGCCGGCGAGCTGCTGGAGGAGCGCCGCATCGCGCAGTTGCCGCCGTTCAGCCATCTGGCCTTGCTGCGCGCCGAAGCCACCGATCAGCAGCAGGTCGAGCAGTGGCTGTTGAAGGTAGGAAGCGCCCTGCGTCAGCACATCGACAGTGCCGACCTCAAGGTGGACTGCCTCGGCCCGGTACCGGCGCCGATGGAGCGCCGCCAGAATCGCTATCACGCCCAATTGCTGTTGCGCGCGGCGAAACGCGGCCCGCTGCATGAAGCCGCCGCCTGGCTGGTGACGCTCTGCGAGCAGGATCGTGACGCGCGCCGCCTGCGCTGGTCACTGGATGTCGATCCCATCGGCATGGCCTGA
- the rpmE gene encoding 50S ribosomal protein L31, which translates to MKQGIHPDYQRQTATCSCGAQHEIGSTSKQTFALDVCSECHPFYTGKQKQATTGGRVERFNKRFGAAIKR; encoded by the coding sequence ATGAAACAGGGTATCCATCCGGACTACCAGCGCCAGACCGCAACCTGCTCCTGCGGCGCGCAGCACGAAATCGGTTCCACTTCCAAGCAGACCTTCGCGCTGGACGTGTGCTCCGAGTGCCACCCGTTCTACACCGGCAAGCAGAAGCAGGCTACCACCGGTGGCCGCGTCGAGCGCTTCAACAAGCGTTTCGGTGCTGCCATCAAGCGCTGA
- a CDS encoding malic enzyme-like NAD(P)-binding protein, which yields MSDAMKKAALQYHAEPIPGKLSIELTKPTETAKDLALAYSPGVAEPCREIAADPENAYLYTGKGNLVAVISDGTAILGLGNLGPLASKPVMEGKGVLFKRFAGINSVDVEIDAESPQAFIDTVRRIHTTYGGINLEDIKAPECFEVEQALIEQCNIPVFHDDQHGTAIVTAAGMLNALDIAGKSLEDARIVCLGAGAAAIACMKLLVSSGAKVENIFMLDRKGVIHSGRDDLNQYKAMFATETELRTLDDVIEGADVFVGLSGPNLLKAEQLKKMADTPIVFACSNPDPEIHPDTAREARPDVIMATGRSDYPNQVNNVLGFPFIFRGALDVRATRINEEMKLAAVHALKDLAREPVSQDVLDAYEIDSLEFGPGYIIPTPMDARLLERLPAAVAQAAIDSGVARKPYPAHYPLTNADQVYG from the coding sequence ATGTCTGATGCCATGAAGAAAGCAGCACTGCAATATCACGCCGAACCGATTCCCGGAAAGCTGTCCATCGAGCTGACCAAGCCGACAGAAACTGCCAAGGACCTCGCGCTGGCCTACAGCCCGGGTGTAGCCGAGCCGTGCCGCGAGATTGCTGCCGATCCGGAAAATGCCTACCTGTATACCGGCAAGGGCAACCTGGTCGCCGTCATCTCCGATGGCACCGCCATCCTGGGGCTGGGCAATCTCGGGCCGCTGGCTTCCAAGCCGGTCATGGAAGGCAAGGGCGTGCTGTTCAAGCGCTTCGCTGGCATCAACTCCGTCGACGTCGAGATCGATGCGGAAAGCCCGCAGGCCTTCATCGATACCGTGCGTCGCATCCACACCACCTACGGTGGCATCAACCTGGAAGACATCAAGGCACCGGAGTGCTTCGAAGTCGAGCAGGCGTTGATCGAACAGTGCAACATCCCGGTCTTCCATGATGACCAGCACGGCACGGCCATCGTCACCGCTGCCGGCATGCTCAACGCACTCGATATCGCCGGCAAGTCCCTGGAAGACGCGCGTATCGTCTGCCTGGGCGCCGGTGCTGCCGCGATTGCCTGCATGAAGCTGCTGGTCTCCAGTGGTGCCAAGGTCGAGAACATCTTCATGCTCGATCGCAAGGGCGTGATCCACAGCGGCCGTGATGACCTGAACCAGTACAAGGCGATGTTCGCCACCGAGACCGAGCTGCGTACGCTGGATGATGTCATCGAAGGTGCGGATGTCTTCGTCGGCCTGTCCGGCCCCAACCTCTTGAAGGCCGAGCAGCTCAAGAAGATGGCTGACACGCCGATCGTGTTCGCGTGCTCCAACCCGGATCCGGAAATCCATCCGGATACTGCTCGCGAAGCGCGTCCGGACGTCATCATGGCGACAGGTCGCTCCGATTACCCGAACCAGGTCAACAACGTGCTGGGCTTCCCGTTCATCTTCCGCGGTGCGCTGGACGTGCGAGCCACACGCATCAATGAAGAGATGAAGCTGGCGGCCGTTCACGCGCTGAAGGACCTTGCTCGCGAGCCGGTCAGCCAGGACGTGCTGGATGCCTACGAGATCGACAGCCTCGAATTCGGTCCGGGGTACATCATCCCGACGCCGATGGATGCGCGTCTGCTCGAGCGTCTGCCGGCTGCCGTGGCGCAAGCCGCCATCGATTCCGGTGTCGCGCGCAAGCCCTATCCGGCGCATTACCCGCTGACCAATGCGGATCAGGTCTACGGTTAA
- a CDS encoding DUF481 domain-containing protein has protein sequence MLHPLPTLRMTLLLCLALSPLREASADDDLFYAPPAASEDSEPFSGQAELGFTKLSGNSNSETLLGKARLSWHLKPWTHTFRMEAKHVSSSGETTTEQYLIGQRERYDLGRDRYAFGLLRWEKERFSGYDDQVTSIGGYGIRLLSGPEHNLSVEAGPGYRYDNITEGDHENYLLGYTAMDYRWQLSDTSNFEQQFSVEGTRDNIISRSYTALTVSINSSLALKLSHEIKNNTSPPDDTDAKTDTTTAASILYSF, from the coding sequence ATGCTTCACCCATTGCCCACACTGCGCATGACCCTGCTGCTGTGTCTGGCCCTGAGCCCGCTTCGCGAGGCCAGTGCCGATGATGACCTCTTCTACGCTCCCCCCGCCGCCAGCGAGGATTCCGAGCCATTCAGCGGTCAGGCCGAGCTGGGCTTTACCAAGCTCTCCGGCAACTCGAACAGCGAAACCTTGCTGGGCAAGGCCCGCCTGTCCTGGCACCTCAAGCCCTGGACCCACACCTTCCGCATGGAAGCCAAGCATGTGTCCAGCAGCGGCGAGACCACCACCGAGCAGTACCTGATCGGTCAGCGTGAGCGCTATGACCTGGGGCGTGATCGCTATGCCTTCGGGCTGCTGCGCTGGGAGAAGGAGCGCTTCTCCGGCTATGACGATCAAGTCACCTCCATCGGGGGGTACGGGATTCGCCTGCTGTCAGGCCCTGAGCACAACCTCTCTGTCGAGGCGGGTCCGGGCTATCGCTACGACAATATCACCGAGGGGGATCACGAGAACTACCTCCTCGGCTACACGGCCATGGACTATCGTTGGCAGCTGTCTGATACCTCGAATTTCGAGCAGCAGTTCTCGGTGGAAGGTACCCGGGACAACATCATCAGCCGCAGCTATACCGCACTGACCGTCTCCATCAATTCCAGCCTGGCCTTGAAGCTCTCCCACGAGATCAAGAACAACACCAGCCCGCCGGATGACACGGACGCCAAGACCGACACCACCACCGCCGCCTCGATTCTCTACAGCTTCTAG